One stretch of Cohnella algarum DNA includes these proteins:
- a CDS encoding PucR family transcriptional regulator: protein MDYGAGDGGKGIPALVEAMQQMTDNLITVGSDIPGLDGLFKGRSIFPLSRLQRNELKAAKRSIRMERMLDGRLTPCIVTPLQLSDELYGDVTCWQTKRPLEERDFHLLDRAVPLLALEFLKVITRNDVEQAFKDDLLAEVLDGNVPDKAETIERARLYGWDLSVDYQVFAIAYAGGGQSQDNLESKELRLQEQKRKLVRKANEFFRFRGAGTIALARKEYLVILYPVTGGSENGLPEGADKSAVIQTAEAIRKQLSHDFGDWAFTVGIGRFYRGLEGIRQGYVEAVKAIRLGAPVAQEKGVVHFDDLGVFRILSQFHDWNELEDIYKETIGKLVEYDFSNNSNLVQTLTEYFACNCSLNETAEKLYVHVNTMKYRLQKIEQLTGHGIHDAEKRLLLHLGIHIHQILQTGHY, encoded by the coding sequence CAAGGGGCGCAGCATTTTTCCGCTGTCCCGGCTGCAGCGCAACGAGCTGAAGGCGGCGAAGCGCTCCATCCGGATGGAGCGCATGCTCGACGGACGGCTGACGCCGTGCATTGTGACGCCGCTTCAACTGAGCGACGAGCTGTATGGCGACGTCACGTGCTGGCAAACGAAGCGGCCGCTGGAGGAGCGGGATTTTCACCTTCTCGACCGCGCCGTGCCGCTACTCGCGCTGGAGTTCCTCAAGGTTATCACCCGCAACGACGTGGAGCAGGCGTTCAAGGACGATTTGCTGGCGGAAGTGCTTGACGGCAACGTGCCGGACAAGGCGGAGACGATCGAGCGGGCGCGGCTGTACGGCTGGGATTTGTCCGTCGACTACCAGGTGTTCGCGATCGCGTACGCCGGCGGCGGCCAGAGCCAGGACAATCTCGAAAGCAAGGAGCTGCGCCTGCAGGAGCAAAAACGCAAGCTTGTCCGCAAGGCAAACGAGTTTTTCCGGTTTCGCGGCGCGGGCACGATCGCGCTGGCCCGCAAGGAGTACCTCGTGATCCTGTACCCGGTAACCGGCGGGAGCGAGAACGGGCTGCCGGAAGGCGCGGACAAGAGCGCCGTCATTCAGACGGCCGAGGCGATCCGCAAGCAGCTGTCCCACGATTTCGGCGATTGGGCGTTTACGGTCGGGATCGGCCGTTTTTACCGGGGGCTCGAGGGCATTCGCCAAGGCTACGTCGAAGCCGTCAAGGCGATCCGGCTGGGGGCTCCCGTCGCCCAGGAGAAAGGCGTCGTCCATTTCGACGATCTCGGGGTTTTTCGCATTTTGAGCCAGTTTCACGATTGGAACGAGCTTGAAGATATTTACAAAGAGACGATCGGCAAGCTCGTCGAATACGATTTCAGCAACAACTCCAACCTCGTCCAGACGCTGACGGAGTACTTCGCCTGCAACTGCTCGCTAAACGAAACGGCCGAAAAGCTGTACGTGCACGTAAACACGATGAAATACCGGCTGCAAAAAATCGAGCAATTGACCGGGCACGGCATTCACGATGCGGAAAAGCGGCTGCTGCTCCATCTCGGCATTCACATCCACCAAATATTGCAAACGGGCCATTATTGA
- a CDS encoding dihydroorotase, whose protein sequence is MKTLIQNGTVINPDTNLQEKADLWIEDGKVAAVGRSLQGEADRIIDASGLLVVPGLVDIHVHFRDPGFTHKETIETGSLAAAAGGFTSVVCMPNTKPAIDTPETLEYVLRTGRERGVVRVYSSGAITYGIRGEELTDLRALAQAGAVTFTDDGRSPMNPKLLLEAFRTAAELDIPISSHCEEHSLVTEGAMNRGRASEAVGDPGIPALAEELVIARDILFAEDAGARLHIQHVSTARGVQLIREAKQRGVKVTAEGAPHHFTLTDERVVTHGTLAKVNPPLRTAADVEAVIAGLADGTLDAIATDHAPHAAEEKALPLGKAPFGMVGLETAVGLTFTALVHTGRLSLMEAIAKLTVVPARIMGLPAGTLAPGAAADIAFIDPDKEWIVDPAAFRSKSNNSPFAGMKLKGKAVRTMVAGETVYDESGAGKGGAEGQ, encoded by the coding sequence TTGAAAACGCTTATTCAAAACGGGACGGTCATCAATCCCGACACGAACCTGCAGGAAAAAGCGGACCTATGGATCGAGGACGGCAAGGTGGCGGCCGTCGGCCGCAGCCTGCAAGGGGAGGCGGACCGCATTATCGACGCGTCCGGTCTGCTCGTCGTGCCGGGCCTCGTGGACATTCACGTGCATTTTCGCGATCCGGGCTTTACGCATAAAGAAACGATCGAGACCGGTTCGCTCGCGGCCGCGGCCGGAGGGTTCACCTCGGTCGTCTGCATGCCGAACACGAAGCCGGCCATCGATACGCCGGAGACGCTGGAGTACGTGCTGCGAACCGGCCGGGAGCGAGGCGTCGTCCGGGTGTACTCGTCCGGCGCGATCACCTATGGCATTCGGGGCGAGGAATTGACCGATCTGAGGGCGCTGGCCCAGGCGGGAGCGGTGACGTTCACCGACGACGGCCGGTCGCCGATGAATCCGAAGCTGCTGCTGGAAGCGTTCCGGACGGCGGCCGAGCTCGACATTCCGATCAGCTCCCATTGCGAGGAGCATTCGCTCGTGACCGAAGGGGCGATGAACCGGGGCAGGGCGAGCGAAGCTGTCGGCGACCCGGGCATTCCGGCGCTCGCGGAGGAGCTGGTCATCGCGCGGGACATTTTGTTCGCGGAGGATGCCGGGGCGAGGCTGCACATCCAGCACGTCTCGACGGCGCGCGGCGTGCAGCTCATCCGCGAGGCGAAGCAACGGGGCGTGAAGGTGACGGCCGAAGGCGCGCCGCACCACTTCACGCTGACGGACGAGCGGGTCGTCACGCACGGGACGCTGGCGAAGGTCAATCCGCCGCTGCGCACGGCGGCCGACGTCGAAGCCGTCATCGCCGGGCTTGCCGACGGCACGCTGGACGCGATCGCGACGGATCATGCGCCGCATGCGGCCGAGGAGAAGGCGCTGCCGCTCGGCAAGGCGCCGTTCGGCATGGTCGGGCTCGAAACCGCGGTCGGGCTGACGTTTACCGCGCTCGTGCATACGGGCAGACTGTCGCTGATGGAGGCGATCGCCAAGCTGACCGTCGTCCCGGCCCGGATCATGGGCCTGCCCGCGGGCACGCTGGCGCCGGGCGCGGCGGCGGATATCGCGTTTATCGATCCGGACAAGGAATGGATCGTCGATCCCGCGGCGTTCCGGTCCAAGTCGAACAATTCGCCCTTTGCGGGCATGAAGCTGAAGGGCAAGGCCGTTCGGACGATGGTGGCGGGCGAAACGGTTTACGACGAAAGCGGAGCCGGAAAGGGAGGAGCGGAAGGCCAATGA
- a CDS encoding phosphopentomutase — MTKPFQRVFLIVLDSVGIGELPDAAAYGDAGAHTLGNIAKAAGPLALPHLERLGLGAIAPVDGIAAVAAPRAHYGKMAELSKGKDTLTGHWELMGVPMDVAFQTYPSGFPEELIRQLEAETGRGVIGNKVASGTDIIKELGAEHQQSGSLIVYTSADSVLQIAAHEDTVPLEELYDICAKARKLTLSERYFVGRVIARPFAGAPGRYERTPNRKDYAVAPPRPTVLNGLVRHGYDSIGIGKISDIFAGEGISESWPTKSNAHGIETFLGVMNMNFTGLCFLNLVDFDSLYGHRRDPKGYGAALEYFDAKLPDMAAALREDDLLIVTADHGNDPTHSGTDHTREYVPLLALRKGMERGSDLGVRATFADVGATIADNFKIDPPEVGTSFLRQL, encoded by the coding sequence ATGACGAAGCCGTTTCAACGCGTGTTTCTGATCGTGCTCGACAGCGTCGGCATCGGCGAGCTGCCCGACGCGGCGGCTTACGGCGACGCCGGGGCGCACACGCTCGGCAATATCGCGAAAGCCGCGGGCCCGCTGGCGCTCCCCCATCTGGAGCGGCTGGGCCTGGGGGCGATCGCGCCGGTCGACGGAATCGCGGCCGTCGCGGCGCCGCGGGCCCATTACGGCAAAATGGCCGAGCTGTCCAAAGGAAAGGATACGCTGACCGGCCATTGGGAGCTGATGGGCGTGCCGATGGACGTCGCCTTTCAAACGTATCCTTCGGGTTTTCCGGAGGAGCTGATCCGGCAGCTCGAAGCGGAAACGGGGCGGGGCGTCATCGGCAACAAAGTGGCGTCCGGCACCGACATCATCAAGGAGCTGGGCGCCGAGCACCAGCAGTCCGGCAGCCTCATCGTCTATACGTCGGCCGACAGCGTCCTTCAAATCGCGGCGCATGAAGACACCGTTCCGCTCGAGGAACTGTACGACATCTGCGCCAAAGCCCGCAAGCTCACGCTGAGCGAGCGTTATTTCGTCGGGCGGGTGATCGCCCGGCCGTTCGCCGGCGCTCCCGGCCGCTACGAGCGAACGCCCAACCGCAAGGACTACGCGGTGGCGCCGCCGCGCCCGACCGTTCTGAACGGGCTCGTCCGGCACGGCTACGACAGCATCGGCATCGGCAAAATTTCCGATATTTTCGCCGGCGAGGGCATTTCGGAAAGCTGGCCGACGAAGTCGAACGCGCACGGAATCGAGACGTTTCTCGGCGTCATGAACATGAACTTTACCGGCCTGTGCTTTCTTAACCTGGTCGATTTCGACTCGCTGTACGGGCATCGCCGCGATCCGAAAGGCTATGGCGCCGCGCTCGAGTATTTCGACGCGAAGCTTCCGGACATGGCCGCCGCGCTGCGCGAAGACGATCTGCTGATCGTTACCGCCGACCACGGCAACGACCCGACCCATTCCGGCACCGACCACACGCGCGAGTACGTGCCGTTGCTGGCGCTGCGCAAAGGGATGGAGCGCGGGAGCGATCTCGGCGTTCGCGCGACGTTCGCCGACGTCGGCGCGACGATCGCGGACAACTTCAAGATCGATCCGCCGGAAGTCGGGACGAGCTTTCTGCGACAGCTGTAG
- a CDS encoding ATP-binding cassette domain-containing protein has protein sequence MSSTAIRIENINKIYKARDGREVQALTNINLNVKKSEFISIIGPSGCGKSTLLRILASLDKPTNGVIDWENSADNIGFVFQDATLLPWKTVYQNVKFPLEVKKLATKENLANLDKLLELAGLKGFEKAYPRELSGGMKQRASIVRALSYNPDVLLMDEPFGALDALTRDKMGLELLRIWQETKKTILFVTHSIAESVFLSDRVIVMSPRPGKIDEIIDIDLPRPRTVDVKETPEFNQYVKKLREVLG, from the coding sequence GTGTCCAGCACGGCAATTCGCATCGAGAACATCAATAAAATTTACAAGGCCCGAGACGGCCGCGAAGTGCAAGCTCTGACCAATATCAATCTGAACGTGAAGAAAAGCGAGTTTATCTCGATTATCGGGCCGTCCGGCTGCGGCAAGTCGACGCTGCTCCGCATTTTGGCCAGCCTGGACAAGCCGACGAACGGCGTGATCGACTGGGAGAACTCGGCGGACAACATCGGCTTCGTGTTCCAGGACGCGACGCTGCTCCCGTGGAAGACGGTTTACCAGAACGTCAAATTCCCGCTGGAGGTCAAAAAGCTCGCGACCAAGGAAAATCTGGCGAACCTCGACAAGTTGTTGGAGCTGGCCGGGCTGAAAGGGTTTGAAAAAGCGTATCCCCGCGAGCTGTCGGGGGGCATGAAGCAGCGGGCATCCATCGTCAGGGCGCTGTCCTACAACCCGGACGTGCTGCTGATGGACGAGCCGTTCGGCGCGCTGGACGCGCTGACGCGGGACAAGATGGGGCTCGAGCTGCTGCGCATTTGGCAGGAAACGAAAAAAACGATTCTGTTCGTCACGCACAGCATCGCGGAATCCGTTTTTCTTTCCGATAGAGTCATCGTCATGTCGCCGCGCCCGGGCAAAATCGACGAAATCATCGACATCGACCTTCCGCGTCCGCGCACCGTAGACGTGAAGGAGACGCCCGAATTCAACCAATACGTGAAAAAGCTAAGGGAAGTGTTGGGTTAA
- a CDS encoding ABC transporter permease: MSALRKLGQYVVAIAVLVLIWYLYVLIFDVPKFILPGPAEVGKEFVDMISRENVLYHFMVTTGEILAGFVLGVLIGYLVGYLISKVKILEEALMPFILLAQTAPKIALAPLFVIWFGLGFASKLVLIISMVFFPVMLGAIFGIKSISYNMKCLMQITGLNWWQRIVQVELPHSLPQIFAGLKVGMIQAVIASIVAEYISGQSGLGFLLVYGSTTYNSPMLFASIIYTVIVGIIFYAIVAALENRFLFWHDSKQIGGKV; this comes from the coding sequence ATGTCGGCGCTTCGAAAACTGGGTCAATACGTCGTCGCGATCGCCGTTCTGGTGCTGATCTGGTATTTGTACGTCCTCATTTTCGACGTGCCGAAGTTCATTTTGCCGGGACCGGCGGAAGTCGGCAAGGAATTCGTCGACATGATTTCCCGGGAAAACGTCCTGTACCACTTCATGGTGACGACCGGCGAAATTTTGGCCGGATTCGTGCTCGGCGTGCTGATCGGCTATCTGGTCGGGTATCTGATCAGCAAGGTGAAAATTTTGGAAGAAGCGCTCATGCCGTTCATTCTGCTCGCGCAGACGGCTCCGAAAATCGCGCTGGCTCCGCTGTTCGTCATCTGGTTCGGCCTCGGCTTCGCTTCCAAGCTCGTGCTGATCATTTCGATGGTGTTTTTCCCGGTCATGCTGGGCGCGATTTTCGGCATCAAGAGCATCAGCTACAACATGAAGTGCCTCATGCAAATTACCGGCTTGAACTGGTGGCAGCGGATCGTGCAGGTCGAGCTTCCCCACTCGCTGCCGCAAATTTTCGCCGGACTGAAAGTCGGCATGATCCAGGCGGTCATCGCCTCGATCGTGGCCGAGTACATTTCCGGACAGAGCGGACTGGGCTTCCTGCTCGTTTACGGCAGCACGACGTACAATTCGCCGATGCTGTTCGCCAGCATCATTTACACCGTGATCGTCGGCATCATCTTCTATGCCATCGTCGCGGCGCTGGAAAACCGCTTCTTATTCTGGCACGATTCCAAGCAAATCGGCGGCAAGGTTTGA
- a CDS encoding nucleoside phosphorylase, whose product MSNTFINADFPMYDGDKVPHLRISEGQVAPYVLLPGDPARVDLIGGLFDSYEIVGANREFKIGTGDFKGDSVSVCSTGIGGPSTEIAVLELLQLKAKCLLRIGGTAAIQEGIDCGDLIINTGSVRLGGSTNHYARPEYPALAHYAVVQALIEACKELGYRYHLGIGATTSSFYNGQGRSVSRHNYSENIIEEMQGLGVLNLEMESETILTLASLMGAYAGTLLVVHANRATNKWLVDYEESQLKLCKAALRAVQILIHKGDI is encoded by the coding sequence GTGAGCAATACGTTCATTAACGCGGATTTTCCGATGTATGACGGCGACAAGGTTCCGCATCTCCGCATTTCCGAAGGGCAGGTCGCTCCGTACGTGCTCCTTCCGGGAGACCCCGCCCGCGTCGATCTGATCGGCGGCTTGTTCGACAGCTACGAGATCGTCGGCGCGAACCGCGAGTTCAAAATCGGAACGGGCGACTTCAAGGGAGATTCCGTATCCGTATGCTCGACGGGAATCGGCGGGCCTTCGACCGAAATCGCCGTGCTCGAGCTGCTGCAGCTCAAGGCGAAGTGCCTGCTGCGCATCGGCGGGACGGCGGCCATCCAGGAAGGCATCGACTGCGGCGATCTGATCATCAATACCGGCAGCGTCCGTCTCGGCGGCAGCACGAATCATTACGCCCGCCCGGAATATCCGGCGCTCGCCCATTACGCGGTCGTCCAGGCGCTGATCGAAGCGTGCAAGGAGCTCGGCTACCGGTATCACCTCGGCATCGGGGCGACGACCTCCTCCTTTTACAACGGGCAAGGACGCAGCGTCAGCCGGCACAATTACAGCGAGAACATCATCGAGGAAATGCAGGGGCTCGGCGTTCTGAACCTGGAAATGGAATCGGAAACGATTCTGACGCTGGCGTCCCTGATGGGCGCTTACGCGGGCACGCTGCTGGTCGTCCATGCGAACCGGGCGACGAACAAATGGCTTGTCGATTACGAGGAAAGCCAGCTGAAACTGTGTAAGGCGGCACTTCGCGCCGTACAAATATTAATCCACAAAGGGGATATCTAA
- a CDS encoding ABC transporter substrate-binding protein, which yields MKKLTGLLLSIIMLTVVLAACGGGNNANNGAASPSPTGTASAGAEDTGSTEVKKVTVQMDGAATPYYAPMYVAKEEGYFEEAGLDVEFVYADAASIVKNVGANNVQFGFPNADSVITAKSQGIPVKVVHTTYQHGLGATIFKTDSGIASPADLKGKTIGVTSYGSPNYIQLQVMLQKNGMSIKDVNTKIVGTGAIVNALVDGQVDAITFSMLRTVELKDQGVDVSEIRSDEFLPSFGNVVITSDEFLESNRDTVIAFNGALNKAIQYIIDGNVDAAVEMAISKYAQTAEGKQAITAKIINEVFIPYLWQSDLTKTDGLGAADLTRWQGAIDAQKEYEIIQTDFKAEDLVVTDLK from the coding sequence GTGAAAAAGTTGACGGGTCTTTTGCTCAGCATCATTATGCTCACGGTCGTCCTGGCCGCATGCGGCGGCGGCAACAACGCGAACAACGGGGCCGCCTCGCCGTCGCCTACGGGCACCGCATCCGCCGGCGCCGAAGACACCGGCTCTACGGAAGTGAAGAAAGTCACCGTGCAAATGGACGGCGCGGCAACGCCTTATTACGCGCCGATGTATGTCGCCAAAGAGGAAGGCTACTTCGAGGAAGCGGGCCTTGACGTCGAATTCGTTTACGCGGACGCCGCCAGCATCGTCAAAAACGTCGGCGCGAACAATGTCCAATTCGGCTTCCCGAACGCCGACTCCGTCATTACGGCCAAATCCCAGGGCATTCCGGTCAAGGTTGTCCACACGACGTATCAGCACGGCCTCGGCGCCACGATCTTCAAAACCGACAGCGGCATCGCGAGCCCTGCCGACCTGAAAGGCAAAACGATCGGCGTCACGAGCTACGGCAGCCCGAACTATATCCAGCTGCAAGTCATGCTGCAAAAGAACGGCATGTCGATCAAGGACGTCAACACGAAAATCGTCGGCACCGGCGCCATCGTCAACGCGCTCGTCGACGGCCAGGTGGACGCGATCACGTTCTCCATGCTGCGCACGGTCGAACTGAAGGATCAAGGCGTGGACGTTTCCGAAATCCGTTCCGACGAGTTCCTGCCGTCCTTCGGCAACGTCGTCATTACGTCCGACGAGTTCCTCGAGTCGAACCGCGATACGGTTATCGCCTTTAACGGGGCTTTGAACAAGGCGATTCAATATATCATCGACGGCAACGTCGATGCGGCCGTCGAAATGGCCATCTCCAAGTACGCGCAAACGGCCGAAGGCAAGCAGGCCATTACGGCCAAAATCATCAACGAAGTGTTCATTCCGTACCTGTGGCAAAGCGATCTGACGAAAACGGACGGCCTCGGCGCCGCCGATCTGACGAGATGGCAAGGCGCGATCGACGCGCAAAAGGAATACGAGATCATCCAAACCGACTTCAAAGCGGAAGACCTTGTCGTGACCGACTTGAAGTAA
- a CDS encoding ABC transporter permease — protein MNNALRKTILFIGTLAVFVLAWQGYVALSGVPPQILPAPGAFVQKFIDNVTMSGFGEHMGTTLYEIAIGFLIGCAAGLVIGYILAKSPLVERLLTPYIVLAQIIPKISIAPLFLLWFGLGASAKVALVVIGVFFPIMVNTIIGIRSVENNMKDLLYILRASPLQRFFSVEVPFSLPSIMAGVKVATTYAITGAVIGEMVGAKAGLGYLVISGSENYDINMILTAVLILSLIGLVLYLLANYAEKKLLHWHESQQVIM, from the coding sequence ATGAATAACGCTCTGCGCAAGACCATTCTTTTCATAGGCACGCTGGCGGTTTTCGTTTTGGCGTGGCAGGGGTACGTCGCTCTATCGGGCGTACCTCCCCAAATTTTGCCGGCGCCGGGCGCGTTCGTGCAAAAGTTTATCGACAACGTGACGATGAGCGGTTTCGGAGAGCACATGGGAACGACGCTGTACGAAATCGCGATCGGCTTTCTGATCGGCTGCGCGGCGGGACTCGTTATCGGCTATATTTTGGCCAAGAGCCCGCTCGTCGAGCGGCTGCTGACGCCGTATATCGTGCTGGCGCAAATCATTCCGAAAATTTCGATCGCTCCGCTGTTCCTGCTCTGGTTCGGCCTCGGGGCTTCCGCCAAGGTGGCGCTCGTCGTCATCGGCGTGTTTTTCCCGATCATGGTCAACACGATCATCGGAATCCGGTCGGTCGAAAACAACATGAAAGACCTGCTCTACATTCTTCGGGCGTCCCCGCTGCAGCGGTTTTTCTCGGTGGAAGTCCCGTTCTCGCTGCCGTCCATTATGGCAGGGGTTAAAGTGGCCACCACCTACGCGATTACCGGCGCGGTCATCGGAGAAATGGTCGGCGCCAAAGCCGGCCTCGGCTACCTGGTCATCTCCGGGAGCGAAAACTACGACATCAACATGATTTTAACGGCGGTGCTGATTCTCAGCCTGATCGGCCTGGTTCTGTACCTGCTCGCGAATTATGCGGAGAAAAAGCTGCTTCACTGGCACGAATCGCAACAAGTCATCATGTAA
- a CDS encoding M20 family metallo-hydrolase, whose product MNAERLGEILQAINEIGATEEFGVTRLAYTKEHWAANEWFIRQCREEGLSVTIDACGNVIARREGSDPGLPAVACGSHLDTVQNGGRYDGTLGVAAGLEVVKSLNERGIATRHPIEIISFACEESARFGVSTIGSKAMAGLIDKERLRELADRDGVTFPEALAEVSLDFENIESAARRKEELKAFLELHIEQGPVLENGGLQVGIATGIAAPTRFELTIQGKASHSGTTPMNMRKDALIGAAEIITRLEEAALAEASHGTVATAGVCEVTPGAMNVVPDRARLKIDIRGTDKASRRAVLERISAAVADMESRRGLAASFHLLSDEEPVSLDGQIAAYLTRRSEELGLAGVRMVSGAGHDAMNMARLCPTGLIFIPSREGISHHKDEFSSLQQIANGVLLLEEAILHYAEVVREGGRS is encoded by the coding sequence ATGAATGCGGAACGCTTGGGCGAAATTTTGCAAGCCATTAACGAAATCGGCGCGACGGAGGAATTCGGCGTCACGCGTCTCGCATATACGAAGGAACATTGGGCGGCCAACGAATGGTTTATCCGGCAATGCCGGGAGGAAGGGCTGTCTGTAACGATAGATGCCTGCGGCAACGTGATCGCCCGCAGGGAAGGGAGCGATCCGGGCTTGCCGGCCGTCGCCTGCGGCTCCCATCTGGACACCGTCCAGAACGGAGGGCGATACGACGGGACGCTGGGCGTCGCGGCCGGGCTCGAGGTCGTGAAAAGCCTGAACGAACGGGGAATCGCCACCCGGCATCCGATCGAAATCATTTCGTTCGCCTGCGAGGAGTCGGCCCGGTTCGGCGTTTCGACGATCGGCAGCAAGGCGATGGCGGGCCTGATCGACAAGGAGCGGCTGAGAGAGCTGGCCGACCGCGACGGCGTCACGTTTCCCGAGGCGCTGGCGGAAGTGTCGCTCGATTTCGAGAACATCGAGTCGGCGGCGCGGCGCAAGGAAGAACTGAAGGCGTTCCTCGAGCTGCACATCGAGCAGGGACCGGTGCTGGAAAACGGCGGCCTGCAGGTCGGGATCGCCACCGGGATCGCGGCGCCGACGCGGTTCGAGCTGACGATTCAGGGCAAGGCGTCGCATTCCGGCACGACGCCGATGAACATGCGGAAGGACGCGCTGATCGGAGCGGCGGAAATCATTACGAGGCTGGAAGAAGCGGCGTTGGCCGAGGCGTCGCACGGCACGGTGGCGACCGCCGGCGTCTGCGAGGTAACGCCCGGCGCGATGAACGTCGTGCCCGACCGGGCGAGGCTCAAAATCGATATCCGCGGCACCGACAAAGCGTCCCGGCGCGCCGTGCTGGAGCGCATCTCCGCCGCGGTCGCCGATATGGAATCGCGCCGCGGCCTCGCGGCGAGCTTCCATTTGCTGAGCGACGAAGAGCCGGTCTCGCTCGACGGGCAAATCGCGGCTTACCTGACGCGCAGGAGCGAGGAGCTCGGGCTTGCCGGCGTCCGGATGGTCAGCGGCGCGGGGCACGACGCCATGAACATGGCGCGGCTGTGCCCGACAGGCCTTATTTTTATTCCGAGCCGCGAGGGCATCAGCCACCACAAGGACGAATTCAGCTCGCTGCAGCAAATCGCGAACGGCGTTCTCCTGCTGGAAGAAGCGATTCTTCATTACGCGGAGGTCGTCCGAGAAGGAGGGAGATCATGA
- a CDS encoding dihydroorotate dehydrogenase electron transfer subunit: MKAAKLRVLENRQVSERYWHMVVDAAELPDEVKPGQFFNVRCADEIYPLLRRPFSIYKINKRERTLEFLYLVKGVGTQRLTEIRAGEKADVFGPLGTGFNLNAEDGAMLMLARGVGIATLAALAQEAAEKGVRSVAVLSARSRNDLLAAETLESYGAKVYKVTDEEGNSDVASVGKLLEGIFREENITAAYTCGSKRLAELLQRMAADKHIFAEIALEENMGCAMGVCFACVCDIQEQDGSVRTVRVCKEGPVFPLEQVVIA; encoded by the coding sequence ATGAAGGCGGCAAAGCTTCGGGTTTTGGAAAATCGGCAAGTCAGCGAGCGTTACTGGCACATGGTCGTGGACGCCGCGGAGCTTCCGGACGAGGTCAAGCCCGGACAGTTTTTCAACGTTCGCTGCGCGGACGAAATTTATCCGCTGCTGCGGCGCCCGTTCAGCATCTATAAAATCAACAAGCGGGAACGCACGCTGGAATTCCTGTACTTGGTCAAAGGCGTCGGCACCCAGCGGCTCACGGAAATTCGGGCGGGGGAAAAGGCCGACGTGTTCGGACCGCTCGGCACCGGCTTCAACCTGAACGCGGAGGACGGGGCGATGCTGATGCTCGCCCGCGGCGTCGGCATCGCCACGCTGGCCGCGCTGGCGCAGGAAGCCGCCGAGAAAGGCGTGAGGAGCGTCGCGGTGCTGAGCGCGCGCAGCCGCAACGACCTGCTCGCGGCCGAAACGCTGGAAAGCTACGGCGCGAAGGTGTACAAGGTCACCGACGAAGAAGGCAACAGCGACGTGGCGTCCGTCGGGAAGCTGCTGGAGGGGATTTTCCGCGAGGAGAACATTACGGCGGCTTATACGTGCGGCTCCAAGCGTCTCGCGGAGCTGCTGCAGCGGATGGCCGCGGACAAGCATATTTTCGCGGAAATCGCGCTGGAAGAAAACATGGGCTGCGCGATGGGCGTCTGCTTCGCCTGCGTGTGCGACATTCAGGAGCAGGACGGCTCCGTGCGCACGGTGCGGGTGTGCAAGGAAGGCCCCGTATTCCCGCTCGAACAGGTGGTGATCGCATGA